One genomic region from Bradyrhizobium icense encodes:
- a CDS encoding pyridoxal phosphate-dependent aminotransferase, whose amino-acid sequence MSLVAERLNVVRPSETKAMTARAAELRDRGVDVITLSQGEPDFDTPSAVCEAGIRAICDGRTKYTAVAGIKPLREAIRDSIGREHGLDYSIDQITVGCGAKQVVFNALFATLDPGDEVVIPTPCWVSYPDMVALAGGKPTLVACDEFHGLKLRPEALDAAITPRTKWLMLNSPCNPTGAVYSRGEVLALAAVLRRHAHVHVLSDDIYEKLTYAGDFAIMAAVAPDLYQRTLTVNGMSKADAMTGWRVGYGAGPLALIKAMNLIQGQTSSHTSSISQYAAIEALSGGRDHIEEFASAFLQRRDIVVAKLNQAVGLSCRVPDGAFYVFPSCAGVIGKRTPAGKVIETDTDFAMYLLEDFAVAVVPGSGFMASPYIRISYASSLEDLTRACDRIIAACAALS is encoded by the coding sequence TTGTCTCTCGTTGCAGAACGGCTCAACGTCGTCCGCCCCTCTGAGACCAAGGCGATGACGGCTCGCGCCGCCGAGTTGCGCGATCGGGGTGTTGATGTGATCACGCTCAGTCAGGGCGAGCCGGACTTCGACACGCCATCTGCTGTCTGCGAAGCCGGCATCCGGGCTATTTGCGACGGGCGGACAAAATACACTGCGGTCGCCGGGATCAAGCCGCTTCGCGAGGCGATCCGCGACAGCATCGGCCGCGAACACGGGCTCGATTACAGCATCGACCAGATCACGGTGGGCTGCGGCGCCAAGCAGGTCGTCTTCAACGCGCTCTTCGCCACCCTCGATCCGGGCGATGAGGTGGTGATCCCGACGCCGTGCTGGGTCTCCTATCCCGATATGGTGGCACTTGCCGGCGGCAAACCGACTCTCGTCGCCTGCGATGAATTCCATGGCCTTAAGCTGCGCCCTGAGGCGTTGGACGCGGCAATCACGCCGCGCACCAAGTGGCTGATGCTGAACTCACCCTGCAATCCGACCGGTGCGGTCTATAGCCGAGGCGAGGTGCTCGCGCTCGCCGCGGTCCTGCGCCGCCATGCCCATGTCCATGTGCTGTCTGATGACATCTATGAAAAGCTCACCTATGCCGGTGACTTCGCTATCATGGCCGCGGTCGCGCCGGACCTCTACCAGCGCACGCTCACAGTCAACGGCATGTCCAAGGCCGACGCAATGACCGGCTGGCGCGTCGGTTATGGCGCGGGGCCTCTGGCACTGATCAAGGCCATGAACCTCATCCAAGGTCAAACTTCCTCGCACACCAGCTCGATTTCACAATATGCCGCCATCGAAGCGCTGTCTGGCGGCCGGGACCACATCGAGGAATTTGCGAGCGCCTTTCTGCAGCGCCGCGACATTGTCGTTGCGAAGCTGAACCAAGCCGTGGGGCTTTCTTGCCGCGTGCCGGACGGTGCCTTCTACGTTTTCCCCTCCTGCGCGGGTGTTATCGGCAAGCGCACGCCGGCGGGCAAGGTGATCGAAACCGACACCGATTTCGCCATGTATCTGCTCGAGGATTTCGCCGTGGCCGTCGTGCCCGGCAGCGGCTTCATGGCCTCGCCCTATATCCGCATTTCCTATGCCTCCTCGCTCGAGGACCTCACCCGCGCCTGCGATCGCATCATCGCC